A DNA window from Hordeum vulgare subsp. vulgare chromosome 1H, MorexV3_pseudomolecules_assembly, whole genome shotgun sequence contains the following coding sequences:
- the LOC123432669 gene encoding uncharacterized protein LOC123432669 isoform X2 yields MAGSTAVLAAILLVDLVAFGLAIGAEQSRPSASLETDARKEWTYCVYRPDAATGMAGAALALLLVGQAVAAAASRCFCCGAALRPGGARGCALMLFLSSWLTFLIAEACLLAGLVQSAYHTGYRTVIFENPPDCETVRRGTFGAGAAFALITGVLTGCYYYNFSKARVAYQRPEAAIGMSRYN; encoded by the exons ATGGCCGGCTCCACCGCGGTGCTGGCCGCTATCCTGCTCGTCGACCTCGTCGCCTTCGGGCTCGCCATCGGCGCCGAGCAGAGCCGCCCCTCG GCGAGCCTGGAGACGGACGCGAGGAAGGAGTGGACCTACTGCGTGTACCGCCCGGACGCGGCCACCGGGATGGCCGGCGCCGCGCTCGCCCTGCTGCTCGTCGGCCAGGCggtggccgccgccgccagccgctgCTTCTGCTGCGGCGCCGCGCTCCGCCCCGGCGGCGCCCGCGGCTGCGCCCTCATGCTCTTCCTCTCCTCCTG GCTGACATTCCTCATTGCCGAGGCGTGCTTGCTGGCTGGGCTGGTGCAGTCCGCCTACCACACCGGCTACCGCACGGTGATATTTGAGAACCCACCGGACTGTGAGACGGTGCGTCGAGGCACGTTTGGGGCCGGCGCGGCCTTTGCCTTGATCACCGGTGTGCTCACCGGGTGCTACTACTACAACTTCTCCAAGGCGCGGGTGGCCTACCAGCGCCCGGAGGCCGCCATCGGCATGAGCCGGTATAACTAG
- the LOC123432669 gene encoding uncharacterized protein LOC123432669 isoform X1, which translates to MAGSTAVLAAILLVDLVAFGLAIGAEQSRPSASLETDARKEWTYCVYRPDAATGMAGAALALLLVGQAVAAAASRCFCCGAALRPGGARGCALMLFLSSWFVPKSIPSPTSLLSFLPCSKPLLDLHVRLTYGPRESGPSSFIFVTYYPLSRPATGSEKSDSRAQESVSDQRWLHETSHHLVVAETSPLIRHGHTKFSWD; encoded by the exons ATGGCCGGCTCCACCGCGGTGCTGGCCGCTATCCTGCTCGTCGACCTCGTCGCCTTCGGGCTCGCCATCGGCGCCGAGCAGAGCCGCCCCTCG GCGAGCCTGGAGACGGACGCGAGGAAGGAGTGGACCTACTGCGTGTACCGCCCGGACGCGGCCACCGGGATGGCCGGCGCCGCGCTCGCCCTGCTGCTCGTCGGCCAGGCggtggccgccgccgccagccgctgCTTCTGCTGCGGCGCCGCGCTCCGCCCCGGCGGCGCCCGCGGCTGCGCCCTCATGCTCTTCCTCTCCTCCTGGTTTGTGCCCAAATCGATCCCCTCCCCCActtctctcctctccttccttccctgcTCGAAGCCCCTCCTTGACCTCCACGTGAGACTGACGTACGGGCCCCGTGAGTCAGGTCCttcctcttttatttttgttaccTACTACCCCCTGTCGAGGCCGGCCACCGGAAGCGAAAAGTCAGACAGTCGTGCGCAGGAAAGCGTGTCGGATCAACGATGGCTACacgaaacttcccaccaccttgttgTTGCGGAAACTTCCCCATTGATTAGACATGGCCACACGAAATTCTCATGGGACTAA